AAGAGTGTTTAGATCGGATGAAGCAACAGGGTTACACCCCTGTGAGAAGAATGGAGAAGCCGATTTTTCAAGAAGTAAAAAAGAGCAATGAAATAATTTATGAACCAATTGGCCGTCAAATCGTTTTTGAAGGCAGAGTCATCGGGTAAAATACGAACATTAATGTTTCATTTAAAAATAATGTTCGACATATTGATTGACAGCCCATCGTCATGGCTGGTATGATTAGGTTAGTTAATGAAGATGATTTATTACCCTCGTATATCCATGGGAATATGGCCCATAAGTTTCTACCCAATAACCGTAAATTATTGGACTATGAGGGAAAGTCTATATGTTCGGCATCAACTGGAGGATTTCCCTCATTTGTGTTGATCTATTCACTTTATGCCCGGACAAATGGCTTTCTCTTGGAGAGATGCCGTTTGATCCGGGCTTTTTTTGTTGTCGATCGTGTTTATCGGCGGACAGCATTGAATGGTCATCCGAAAGTAAAATCATTTATATGTGACAGTGTTGGATTATTATCTGAAAATAAAATTTATATTTTTGTAAAAAAAGATTGTTATCTAACAGTTACAGTATAAAGTAGCAAAATTACCTAAAACGAGCACTTATAAAAAGGGGGATAAGGATGGAAACATTAGTTGGTGTCATTATGGGAAGTAAGTCAGATTGGGAAACGATGAAGCATGCTTGTGAAATTTTGGATCAGCTTGAAATTTCCTATGAAAAAAAGGTTGTTTCTGCCCATCGGACCCCTGATTTGATGTTTACATATGCAGAGAATGCTAGAGAAAGAGGATTAAAGGTTATTATTGCAGGTGCTGGCGGGGCAGCCCATCTTCCGGGGATGGTTGCGGCTAAAACAACCTTGCCGGTAATCGGAGTTCCTGTTCAATCAAAGGCTTTAAATGGATTAGATTCCTTACTTTCAATTGTGCAAATGCCGGGCGGTGTGCCTGTTGCCACGGTAGCAATCGGCAAAGCGGGGGCCGTGAATGCCGGTTTATTGGCAGTACAAATTTTATCTATTGAAGACCCTGAAATAGCTGAAAAATTAGATGCAAGAAGAGAATCCATCAGAAATGAGGTCTTGGAAAGCAGTGATAGCCTTGAATCATAAGACAATTTTACCTGGAGCAACCATTGGCATTATCGGAGGCGGACAGCTTGGAAGAATGATGGCGTTGGCGGCAAAATCACAAGGATACAGGATCGCTGTTTTAGAACCAACAGAAGATTCTCCTTGCGGCCAAGTAGCCGATGTGGAAATCATCGGGGCATATAACGACCGCAATGCAATTAGCAGTCTGGCAGAAATTAGTGATGTGATCACATATGAATTTGAAAATATTGATGCAGATACGTTAGGATGGCTTATAAAGAAAGCGTATGTGCCGCAGGGTCAGGAGCTTTTAACCATCACACAGGACCGGATAAAGGAAAAGGCCGCGATTCAAACAGCAGAAGTAGAGGTCGCACCATATGAAGTTATTAACAGTACTGAAGAATTATTTTTCAAAATAAAAGATATCGGTTTTCCTTCTGTCCTAAAAACAGCCCGCGGGGGTTATGATGGTAAAGGGCAATTTGTTATAAGAAATGAACTGGACTTAAAGGCGAGCGCTGTACTGTTATCCGGAGGTGCTTGTGTTTTAGAAAAATGGATTTCGTTTGAAAAAGAAATATCTGTCATTGTTACGCGCAGTTTAAGTGGTGAAACAGCTGTACTTCCAGTGGCTGAAAACATCCACGTAGAAAATATTTTGCATAAAACCATTGTTCCTGCGCGAATTTCATACGATATCCAAGCTGAAGCGATAAAGAAGGCAACGAAGATTGCTGATTCTCTTAAACTTGTTGGCACGTTGGCAGTAGAAATGTTTGTTGCCAAGGATGGGGAGATTTATATTAATGAGCTGGCACCGAGGCCGCATAATTCAGGACACTACTCCATTGAAGCTTGTGAGACCTCGCAGTTTGAGCAGCATGTCCGGGCCGTTTGTGGTTTGCCGTTAGGAAGTACAGATCTGTTAAAACCTGCGGTAATGGTCAACCTATTAGGAGAACATCTCGAATCACTTTATCAGGAAATACCCAACGTGATTGATTGGAAAATTCATTTGTATGGAAAAAAAGAAGCAAAAGAAAAGCGCAAGATGGGGCATGTAA
Above is a genomic segment from Neobacillus endophyticus containing:
- the purK gene encoding 5-(carboxyamino)imidazole ribonucleotide synthase, with amino-acid sequence MNHKTILPGATIGIIGGGQLGRMMALAAKSQGYRIAVLEPTEDSPCGQVADVEIIGAYNDRNAISSLAEISDVITYEFENIDADTLGWLIKKAYVPQGQELLTITQDRIKEKAAIQTAEVEVAPYEVINSTEELFFKIKDIGFPSVLKTARGGYDGKGQFVIRNELDLKASAVLLSGGACVLEKWISFEKEISVIVTRSLSGETAVLPVAENIHVENILHKTIVPARISYDIQAEAIKKATKIADSLKLVGTLAVEMFVAKDGEIYINELAPRPHNSGHYSIEACETSQFEQHVRAVCGLPLGSTDLLKPAVMVNLLGEHLESLYQEIPNVIDWKIHLYGKKEAKEKRKMGHVTLLRDSVEDALNEIEASSIWHTVKEKIGG
- the purE gene encoding 5-(carboxyamino)imidazole ribonucleotide mutase encodes the protein METLVGVIMGSKSDWETMKHACEILDQLEISYEKKVVSAHRTPDLMFTYAENARERGLKVIIAGAGGAAHLPGMVAAKTTLPVIGVPVQSKALNGLDSLLSIVQMPGGVPVATVAIGKAGAVNAGLLAVQILSIEDPEIAEKLDARRESIRNEVLESSDSLES
- a CDS encoding NETI motif-containing protein, giving the protein MSKKKMLFEVQESETIEECLDRMKQQGYTPVRRMEKPIFQEVKKSNEIIYEPIGRQIVFEGRVIG